Part of the Niallia alba genome is shown below.
AGCAATCTCTTTAGGCAAAAAGCGGAGAAAATCAGAGCCATAAACAATATCCGGTGTTGGTTGATCAAAAATAGTAAGAAAATGAGTATTGTTTCTCAATGCAACAATCCAGTGAAACCATCCTTTAGGGAACTGAGAAGCCTGCCCTGGTTTTACATGATAAGTCATAATACTTTGCGTAAAAGGATTGAAGACAGATGTTATTACTTCCCCGCTAATGACAAAAACAAGTTCATTTACATTTGTATGCCAGTGCGGCTGTACGATGATTCCTTGATTTAGATGCACATTGAATAACCCAGTATGTATAGCTGGTAATTGATCAGAAAATAATTGTGTAATGTAATTATAGGAATCCCTTTTATAATTCACAGACTGAGTTGAATCGCCAAAGAGCTGAAAGGAAGGAGAAGCTGGATTAACAGACATAATGTAGCCTCCTAGTTGTTTAGTAGAGAATTTTTCATGTATTACAAGCTTAAATATATACAAAATTAGGTTGGCCTATGAGTGGAAAATTAGTTTGTTTTATAGTGGACTGAAATGCAATGGTGGAAAATCTCATGAAAATATAGATATATCAGCCAAAGCGGTGGGGAAATCAGCCAAACAATGAAAATATCAGCCAAAGCGGTGGGGAAATCAGCCAAACAATGAAAATATCAGCCAAAGCGGTGGGGAAATCAGCCAAACAATGAAAATATCAGCCAAAGCGGTGGGGAAATCAGCCAAACATCGAAAATATCAGCCAAAGCGGTGGGGAAATCAGCCAAACATCGAAAATATCAGCCAAAGCAACAAGGAAATCAGCCAAACATCGAAAATATCAGCCAAAGCAGCAAGGAAATCAGCCAAACATCGAAAATATCAGCCAAAGCAGCAAGGAAATCAGCCAAACTCCGAAAATATCAGCCAAAGCAGCAAGGAAATCAGCCAAACATCGAAAATATCAGCCAAAGCAACAAGGAAATCAGCCAAACATCGAAAATATCAGCCAAAGCAGCAAGGAAATCAGCCAAACATCGAAAATATCAGCCAAACCAGCAAACATAACGATACCCCACCACCAACCTCAATCCCAAAAAACACCACCCAATCAAAAATGATTAAAGTGGTGTCAACTATTCAACAATCAATCGTGAAAATTAGTACCATCTGTTACTTCTTTAACAACGCCAGCGCGTATGACAAAATCTCCAAAATGTTCATGTTCTAGGCGTTCTTTTGCATAACGAGGGAGCAGCACACGGAGCTCTGAAAGGATTTCTTCCTCGCCAACATTTTCGCGATAGAGTTTGCTTAAGCGACTTCCATTAAAGGCAGCTCCTAAATACATATTGTATTTTCCGGGACCTTTCCCGATAAAACCAATTTCTCCTAAAGCATGGCGGGCACAGCCGTTAGGACAGCCAGTCATACGAATGGTAATCTCTTCTTCGCGCAATCCATTTTCATCAATAATTTTCTCAATCTTATCAATTAATACTGGTAAATATCGCTCTGCTTCGGCCATGGCTAGTCCGCAAGTTGGTAGTGATACACAAGCGATTGAATTACGGCGTAGAGCAGAGAAAAGCTTTCCATCCATTATGCCGTATTGTTCTATTAAATTAGCAATTTTCTTTTTATTACGGCTTGAAACATTAGCGATAACCAGGTTTTGATTGGCAGTTAATCGGAAATCTCCAGTGTGTACTTTAGCAATTTCACGTAATCCGGTCATTAAAGGATAGTTCTCATAATCTTTAATACGACCGCCTTCCACAAATAAAGTGAAATGCCATTTTCCCTTGATGCCTTTTTCCCAGCCATAGCGATCTCCATTATGATCGAAGCGGAATTCTCTTGCTTCTTGTAGCTTCCAACCTAATCGATTTTCTAGTTCTTCTACTACATTCTCTAAACCAAGGCGATCCACGGTATATTTGAAACGAGCATTTTTACGAACAGAACGATTACCGTAATCACGTTGGATCGTAATTACTTTTTCAGCAATCTCAAGAATTTGCTCTGGAGTACAATACCCAATCACTTTTGCAAGCTGAGGGTAAGTTGCTTTGTCTCCATGAGTCATTCCCATCCCACCGCCGATTGCTACATTGAATCCAACTAATTTTTGATCTTCTGTAATAGCAATAAACCCAAGATCCTGAGAAAAAACATCAATATCATTGGAAGGAGGAACGGCAATACCAATTTTAAATTTTCTAGGCAAGTAAAGTTTTCCGTACATTGGCTCTACTTCAGTTTCCTCCACTGTTGGAGAGAAAGCAACTTTTTCCTGATCTAACCAAAGTTCATGATAAGCGCGTGTACGAGGTAATAAATGATCACTTAATTTTTGAGACCATTCATAAACCTCACTATGTAACTCTGATTGATACGGATTTGGGTTACACATAACATTACGGTTTACGTCTCCACAAGCAGCAATTGTATCAAGCAAGGATTGATGAATATCTTGAATAGTTTGTTTCATATTCCATTTTAAAATGCCATGCATTTGGAAAGCTTGGCGTGTGGTTAATTTTAATGTATGATTTCCATATTTTTGAGCTAAATCATCCATTGTCAACCATTGAGCAGGTGTTGCTACTCCACCTGGAGTTCGAACACGGAGCATAAATTGGTAGGCAGGCTCTAGCTTTTGTTTAGCTCTTTCATTGCGAATATCACGGTCATCCTGCAAATAACTGCCATGGAATTTCATTAAACGGTTATCATCTTCTGAAATACCAGAGCTTATTTCTTCTTCCATGGATTCTTTTAATGTGCCACGTAAATAATTACTTTCTTCTTTAATTCGTTCCACATCACTTGGTGATCCATCTGGTGCTTTTAATACTTGTTTAGCCATTTATAGAAAACTCCTTTCCTGTAAAAATTAATTAATAAACGTCACGTTGATAACGCTTGTTTTGAATCATAGCTGCTACATATTCTTCCGCTTTTTCTAAAGACATTTGGCCTTCTTTTTGAATAATAGCAAGAAGTGTTTGATGTACATCATGTGCCATATGCTTTTCATCTCCACAAATATAGAGAACTGCCCCGTCCTCTAGCCATTCAAATAGCTCTTTGCTATGTTCAAGCATACGATGCTGAACGTAAACCTTTTCTGCTTTATCTCGAGAAAAAGCGATATTCAATTTCGTTAACACGCCATCCTTAAGCCAATTTTGCCATTCTGTTTGATAGAGAAAGTCTGTTACGAAATGCTGGTCTCCAAAAAATAGCCACGATTTTCCTTGTGCACCAATTTCCTCTCTTTCTTGCATAAAAGAACGGAATGGGGCAACGCCTGTTCCAGGTCCGACCATAATAATAGGTGTTTCTGGATTTTCAGGAAGTTTGAAATTTTCATTGTTTTGGATATAGATAGGCAGCTTATCACCTGGCTGGATACGTTCTGCTATTTGAACCGAACAAACGCCATTGCGATCTCTTCCGTTTGCGTGGTAACGAACTGCCCCGATTGTTAAATGTGCTTCATCAGGATTTGCTTTGTAGCTACTGGCAATCGAATAAAGCCGAGTAGGCAGCTTACGAAGCAAGGATACAAATGTTTGAGCATTTGTGTCTAATGGACCAAACTCACGGATAAGATCTAATAAGTCTCGACCATTCATATAATCTTTTAATTTTTCCTCGTTTCCTTTACCTAGCAATGCAGCTAAAGACTTATTAGCTGTTATTGCGGAAAACTTTTGTAATAGTGGCTTTGTTAAAACGGTAATTTCGTAGTAGGTTAATAGAGCTTCACGAAAAGCGAGCACTTCACCTTGTTTATTGATCGTTACACTTTCTGTTGGTGAGAAGTCTAGCTCTTTTATTAAAAGGTCGACCAGCTCTGGATCATTGTTTGGAAATATTCCAAGGCTATCGCCTGGTTCGTAGGAAATTCCAGAATCCTCAAGAGAAAGTTCAACATGGAATGTTTCTTTATTTGAACCGCGACCATTCAAATTAATGACATCAAGTACTTCAGCATAATACGGATTGGTGCGGGAGTAGCCAGAATCTTGGACAGATGTTGGTGCTGTATTTACTGTATTGGTGACTGTTGACTTCGATTGGAGATTTAAGCCACTTACTACACCTTCAAACCACTCATTTGCCGGTTCATCATAATCAAGATCGCAATCTACACGTGGGTAAAGTCTGATTCCGCCTAATTCCTCTAAACGCTTATCAAATTGTTTGCCTGTTTCACAAAAGAACTCATAAGAACTATCGCCAAGCGCCAATACGGAGTACTGGAGACCCTCTAGCTTTGGTGCGCGTTTTCCATGTAGAAATTCGTGGAATGCTATTGCTGTATCTGGCGGGTCACCTTCGCCATGTGTACTAACAATAATAAGAAGATTTTGTATTTTTTTAAGATTATTAGGCTTAAAGTCACTCATTGATTGCACAGTAACATTAAATCCGTTTTCTTTTAAACGGTTACCATGATTTTTGGTAAGATTTTGTGCATTGCCTGTTTGAGAACCAAAAAGAATTGTAATGTCTTTGGTAATTGGCTTTGCTGCCTTTTGTTCTGTTATTTCAGTTGTTAAGTTAGGTAATTCTGCTGTTGCCACTGTTGTCGTGGAAGCAGATAAATAGCCACTTAGCCAAATTTTTTGTGATTCTGTTAAAGTTGGTAATAGGCTGTTTAATAATTCAGTTTGTTCTTGATTAAATGGGCTGTTTATTACTTGAAGCTGCAACACTTTCACCTCGCATAGATAATAACGTTTCTTGGCATTGTTTGATTAGTAAGATAATTCTTGAGATTCATTTTATAATGAAAAGGGAGGATTGTCACTGTATATTTATTAATCCTATCAGACAAATCGGATTAGAAAAACAAAAGAAGCCTGTTACTATTTGGAACAAGCAGTGGAATAATGTTTTTCTAAGGTTGTTTTCGTAAAGTTTGTTGCGATTACCCGTAGCCGGAATACACTTCGCTTTCCGTGGGGCTCGCTCTGAGCCTCCTCAGCTTCGCCTGCGGGGTCTCAGGCTGTCTCGCTAATCCCCGTGGCCTCTTCGTGTATTTCGGCTGCTCCATTTTTCCAACTAATTCTTTTTTTTCGATTGATAAAACAACAATCCTTTAGAAAAAAGCCTTTTCTAAAAGCCTTTCATCTATTCCAAAAGCTAAGGATTGGATAGATGTCTTTTAGAATCACCATCTAATAGTAGATTTATCTAACTAGTGACTGAAAGTTGGATAGGCGACAAGACGTTAAAACGCCAAAAACAAGCCAAACATAAAGAAAAACGCCTAAACCATCCTCATATGACACGTATTCTAATTGTACTTTACTGCAAATAAAGGAATTAGTAAAATACATATAAATAATTGCAACTATTAGTAATTTTAATAATTGGCTACTATCCTTCTCATTCAAAAAAGCGGAAGTAACAACTCATCTAAACTAGTTAAACCATATGGAGGAAAAAATCATGCAGTATGATGCCTTAAAAATATTTGTAACACTTGTTGAAGTGAAAAATTTTACAAAGACAGCAGAAATGTTGCTGATGTCACAGCCAAGTGTTAGTTTGCATATAAAGAATCTCGAAAAAGAATTTCAAACAAAATTACTGGACCGCTCACCCAAGTATCTAAAGGTAACCCCAACAGGTCAAATGCTATATGATTGTGCGGTTCAGATGATACGCTTATATGAGCAGACAAGACAGCATATTACAGAGCACCATCATGCGATAAAAGGGGAGCTTAAAATAGGTGCGAGCTTTACAATTGGTGAATATATACTCCCTTCTTTATTACTTGATTTGCAACAGCAGCATCCTGAGTTGCAAATACAAGCAACGATTGGGAATACGGAGGAAATTGTGGAAGCGGTAAGATTGTATGAAGTAGATATTGGCTTAATTGAAGGACAGACAAACAATAAGGAATTGCAGGTTGTGCCTTTTATGGAGGATGAGTTATTTATTGTTGCATCTGTCCATCACCCGCTAGCAAAGCGAGAGCAAGTTTCGATTTCAGAACTCCATGATCAAGCATGGATTACAAGAGAGGTCGGATCGGGGACAAGGGAATACTTGAATCATGTTATTCGTTCCAATGGACTAAGAGCAAAATCATTTTTGACAATTAGCAGTAATCAAGGAATTAAGGAAACCATTATTAATGGGTATGGCTTATCTCTTTTATCCAAAAGTGTAATAGAAAGAGATGTAAAGAATGGGAACCTGTGTATTATCCCAGTAGTAAATACTCGTTTTACAAGAAGATTATCCTATCTATTTGCTCCAATTATGAAGGAGAAGCAAAATGTTCTTACATTTATGGAAACTCTTAAAGCGACATTTCCTTATACAGAGTAAGTAACATTGTCTAGGTGAAATGTATAACTGGAAGTAATTAGTTCCATCCTATAAAGGAAAAAGCAGAAATTCCTTCTATAATCATAGAAAAATGACTAGCGTTTGTAGTATGATAACAAAGGAATTTTATTATATAGAAGAAAAAGTGATGAACCTTCCTTTTTCTAATAAGGAGAACTACTCGCAGATGAAGAAAAAAAATAAAACAACTCGCTTGGTTCTACTAGGACTGCTTTCAGCAATTATAATTATTCAAACTTTCGTTCCGATATTAGGATATATCCCGACTCCTGCACTAAGCTTAACAATCATTCCGGTTACCGTTATTATCGCGGCGATTGTTTTAGGACCATTAGATGGCGCGATTATCGGAGGAGTATGGGGAGTTATCACGTTTATTCGCGCATTCACTTTTCCAACAAGTGCCCTAGCACCGATAATTTTCACAAATCCATTGATATCTGTTTTTCCAAGAGTAATGATTGGAGTTGTAGCAGGAATCTTATTTTATAAAGTACTGAAAGACAGAATGAATGAGACTTTAGCAATGAGTATATCTGGTGTTATTGGGTCCTTAACCAATACTATTCTTGTGCTTGGCTTTGTCTATTTATTTGTAAGAGAACCTTATGCAAATGCTATTGGAGTGAATGTAGAAAAACTTCTACCCGCAATCTTGGCCGTTGTTGGTACAAATGGGGTCCCAGAAGCGATTTTATCAGGTATTTTAACGCCAATCATTGCCAAGCCATTATTAAAAATAAGAAAGAAATAAGAAATGGAAAATAGCTGATGTAGCCTAGTGCTAATCAGCTATTTTTGCAAAAGAAAAAGGGTCATTTTTAAGTTTGGTCATGCACTAGTAAAATCTTATTTTATATAATGAGAGAGAGTATCTCCCTTCTTAAATACTAGGAGATACCAAAAATAATTCCGACTAAACAACTAGTAAAACTTATTGACAATAATAACAATTATGATAAAATTTAGAAAATAACGATGCTTATCAAGAGAGACTGAGGGAATTGGCCCAAAGAAGTCCGGCAACCTGCTCACAGGCAAGGTGCTAAATCCAACAAAATGGATAACCATTTTGAAAGATAAGGTAAGGAATAAGTACCTACAATCTTTCCGAATGGGAAGGATTTCTTTATCTTTTGGGTTTGTCTATTTCTAAACGCTAAAAATTCAAACAGCCATTTGGTAAGAGTATTGGATATCAAAAAATGTCTGGCATAAGGGCTATTCAAAAGGTTTTATAAAGATTTCACCTTTCTTAAGGAGGGATTTGTTGGTGGGGGAAACAAATCAGCTAGACAAAGTGAAAACT
Proteins encoded:
- a CDS encoding ECF transporter S component, whose protein sequence is MKKKNKTTRLVLLGLLSAIIIIQTFVPILGYIPTPALSLTIIPVTVIIAAIVLGPLDGAIIGGVWGVITFIRAFTFPTSALAPIIFTNPLISVFPRVMIGVVAGILFYKVLKDRMNETLAMSISGVIGSLTNTILVLGFVYLFVREPYANAIGVNVEKLLPAILAVVGTNGVPEAILSGILTPIIAKPLLKIRKK
- a CDS encoding LysR family transcriptional regulator, producing the protein MQYDALKIFVTLVEVKNFTKTAEMLLMSQPSVSLHIKNLEKEFQTKLLDRSPKYLKVTPTGQMLYDCAVQMIRLYEQTRQHITEHHHAIKGELKIGASFTIGEYILPSLLLDLQQQHPELQIQATIGNTEEIVEAVRLYEVDIGLIEGQTNNKELQVVPFMEDELFIVASVHHPLAKREQVSISELHDQAWITREVGSGTREYLNHVIRSNGLRAKSFLTISSNQGIKETIINGYGLSLLSKSVIERDVKNGNLCIIPVVNTRFTRRLSYLFAPIMKEKQNVLTFMETLKATFPYTE
- a CDS encoding cupin domain-containing protein, translating into MSVNPASPSFQLFGDSTQSVNYKRDSYNYITQLFSDQLPAIHTGLFNVHLNQGIIVQPHWHTNVNELVFVISGEVITSVFNPFTQSIMTYHVKPGQASQFPKGWFHWIVALRNNTHFLTIFDQPTPDIVYGSDFLRFLPKEIANRAYCVNEAAYANAIAPINQSTILGPPLNCNQHGGTMNHPHHVTQPSPTTHPYIDLSPPPTPY
- a CDS encoding assimilatory sulfite reductase (NADPH) flavoprotein subunit, giving the protein MQLQVINSPFNQEQTELLNSLLPTLTESQKIWLSGYLSASTTTVATAELPNLTTEITEQKAAKPITKDITILFGSQTGNAQNLTKNHGNRLKENGFNVTVQSMSDFKPNNLKKIQNLLIIVSTHGEGDPPDTAIAFHEFLHGKRAPKLEGLQYSVLALGDSSYEFFCETGKQFDKRLEELGGIRLYPRVDCDLDYDEPANEWFEGVVSGLNLQSKSTVTNTVNTAPTSVQDSGYSRTNPYYAEVLDVINLNGRGSNKETFHVELSLEDSGISYEPGDSLGIFPNNDPELVDLLIKELDFSPTESVTINKQGEVLAFREALLTYYEITVLTKPLLQKFSAITANKSLAALLGKGNEEKLKDYMNGRDLLDLIREFGPLDTNAQTFVSLLRKLPTRLYSIASSYKANPDEAHLTIGAVRYHANGRDRNGVCSVQIAERIQPGDKLPIYIQNNENFKLPENPETPIIMVGPGTGVAPFRSFMQEREEIGAQGKSWLFFGDQHFVTDFLYQTEWQNWLKDGVLTKLNIAFSRDKAEKVYVQHRMLEHSKELFEWLEDGAVLYICGDEKHMAHDVHQTLLAIIQKEGQMSLEKAEEYVAAMIQNKRYQRDVY
- the cysI gene encoding assimilatory sulfite reductase (NADPH) hemoprotein subunit → MAKQVLKAPDGSPSDVERIKEESNYLRGTLKESMEEEISSGISEDDNRLMKFHGSYLQDDRDIRNERAKQKLEPAYQFMLRVRTPGGVATPAQWLTMDDLAQKYGNHTLKLTTRQAFQMHGILKWNMKQTIQDIHQSLLDTIAACGDVNRNVMCNPNPYQSELHSEVYEWSQKLSDHLLPRTRAYHELWLDQEKVAFSPTVEETEVEPMYGKLYLPRKFKIGIAVPPSNDIDVFSQDLGFIAITEDQKLVGFNVAIGGGMGMTHGDKATYPQLAKVIGYCTPEQILEIAEKVITIQRDYGNRSVRKNARFKYTVDRLGLENVVEELENRLGWKLQEAREFRFDHNGDRYGWEKGIKGKWHFTLFVEGGRIKDYENYPLMTGLREIAKVHTGDFRLTANQNLVIANVSSRNKKKIANLIEQYGIMDGKLFSALRRNSIACVSLPTCGLAMAEAERYLPVLIDKIEKIIDENGLREEEITIRMTGCPNGCARHALGEIGFIGKGPGKYNMYLGAAFNGSRLSKLYRENVGEEEILSELRVLLPRYAKERLEHEHFGDFVIRAGVVKEVTDGTNFHD